The segment GAGGCGCCTACTTTTTTACCAATACCTGCACACTATCCTTGTTTTAAAAGATCCTTTCGAATCGGTGTAAAAACATCAATGATGACACAGTCCTCTAACACCTTGACACGGTGTTCTTCATTCGATGGAACGTATTGGCTTTCGCCTTTACTAATGATCTTCTTTTCACCGCCGACCTCAAATTCAAGGGATCCTTTTTCAAGATAACTTACTTGCTCCTCTGGGTGCTGATCAATGTCACCTTCAAATCCTTTCTCTATCTCCACTCTCACGATCATCAAAGATCCTTCTGAACTAATAATCTCTCTTTTAACCACATAAATCTCCCTTTCATAAATAGAGTTTATTCTGCAAACAGCATCGTTTCTGGGAAGAGTACAATTAATATTAAGACAAATAATACAACTAAAATATATGGAATGACCGCCTTAAATGATCGTTCGATTGATAGCTCACCAATTTTTGCTGCTAACAATAAGCACAGACCATATGGTGGAGTTACTAATCCAATGGCTAAAGAAATGATCGTTATCATCCCTAGAAGAACTGGGTCGACACCGAACTCTAGCGCAATTGGTAAAATAACTGGAATAAACAAAATCATCGCTGGAATCGCGTCCATAAATGTACCAATAAACAAGAAGAAAAGAATAACAATAATGATAAAGATCCATTTACTTGAAATATTATTTGTGAAAAAGTCTGCAGCAACCGCTGACAATTGGTAATATGCCATCAGTTCAC is part of the Desertibacillus haloalkaliphilus genome and harbors:
- a CDS encoding cupin domain-containing protein translates to MIVRVEIEKGFEGDIDQHPEEQVSYLEKGSLEFEVGGEKKIISKGESQYVPSNEEHRVKVLEDCVIIDVFTPIRKDLLKQG